One Jeotgalibaca porci genomic region harbors:
- the mvaD gene encoding diphosphomevalonate decarboxylase, protein MTKAAVRAHTNIALIKYWGKADETLFLPMNSSLSLTLDGLYTDTFVEISDTFTEDQFYLNDVLQSPEETAKISRFLDLFRNKAGITHFIQVKSINHVPTAAGLASSASAFAALAGAMNRATGLNMDLETLSTYARRGSGSATRSLFGGFVEWQKGTSSEDSMAVPVDDASWDIGMVIIAVNKSAKKISSRIGMKQTVETSPFYPAWVASAEEDLLAIKKAIKARDFEKVGQITEHSAMKMHGSMLGAETPIIYFEPDSIKAIHAVRALREQGILCYVTMDAGPNVKVLCRLSEAGKIKEMLREYFSEEQLLISGPGQGIRPLTAQEAAEYNWQL, encoded by the coding sequence ATGACAAAAGCAGCAGTTAGAGCGCATACGAATATCGCGCTTATTAAATATTGGGGAAAAGCGGATGAAACATTATTTCTTCCTATGAACAGCAGTTTATCCCTCACTTTGGACGGCTTATACACAGACACATTCGTCGAAATATCTGATACATTCACTGAAGATCAATTTTATTTAAATGATGTCCTTCAATCGCCTGAAGAAACTGCAAAGATTTCGCGCTTTTTGGATCTATTCCGAAATAAGGCCGGTATCACTCACTTTATCCAGGTTAAAAGTATCAATCACGTTCCAACAGCTGCCGGTTTGGCATCCTCTGCTTCTGCTTTCGCGGCATTAGCTGGTGCAATGAACCGCGCAACTGGCTTGAACATGGATCTTGAAACCCTCTCAACATATGCGCGTCGAGGTTCCGGTAGTGCGACACGAAGTTTATTCGGTGGTTTTGTTGAATGGCAAAAAGGAACCTCATCAGAAGATTCGATGGCTGTACCGGTTGATGACGCCAGTTGGGATATTGGAATGGTTATTATCGCAGTGAATAAATCAGCTAAGAAAATTTCCAGTCGGATAGGCATGAAGCAAACAGTCGAAACATCCCCCTTTTATCCTGCTTGGGTAGCGTCTGCTGAAGAAGATTTACTGGCTATAAAAAAAGCGATTAAAGCGCGGGACTTTGAAAAAGTAGGACAAATTACCGAGCACAGTGCGATGAAGATGCACGGCTCCATGTTAGGGGCGGAAACGCCGATTATCTACTTTGAACCAGATAGTATTAAAGCCATTCACGCAGTCCGTGCGTTGCGAGAACAAGGTATTTTATGTTATGTTACTATGGATGCCGGACCGAACGTAAAGGTTTTATGTCGTCTGTCCGAAGCAGGAAAAATCAAAGAAATGTTGCGGGAGTATTTCTCAGAAGAACAACTGTTAATTAGCGGGCCTGGTCAAGGTATCCGTCCTCTAACAGCGCAAGAGGCTGCTGAATATAACTGGCAACTCTAA
- the mvk gene encoding mevalonate kinase: MENTNAKGLSHGKIILMGEHAVVYGEPSIALPFPAVEVAVTIAPAEDATIIDCSYYSGIAAEMPEILQSLQTAINTALKSLNKENTPLAIQISSTIPPERGMGSSAAVSVAVTRAIYNYFNEELDYDRLLELVDVSEKVAHGNPSGLDAVTTSGDSPVFFRKGHPFVPFDLRLDGYLIVGDTGITGQTKAAVGSIAARLKTEKKVQTEKEIRLLGDLAEQAKQYLETNQPERLGTVMSQAHNLLAELGVSSDELNHLVGAAKQAGALGAKLTGGGRGGCMIALAASEQEAQTISQALQDAGAVKTWITYLNQAVTV; the protein is encoded by the coding sequence ATGGAAAATACAAATGCAAAAGGATTATCCCATGGAAAAATCATCTTGATGGGAGAACACGCTGTTGTTTACGGTGAACCTTCAATTGCTCTACCATTTCCGGCGGTAGAAGTAGCTGTTACTATCGCACCGGCAGAAGATGCAACTATCATTGATTGTTCTTACTATAGTGGTATTGCAGCGGAAATGCCGGAGATTCTCCAAAGTCTTCAAACAGCCATTAATACGGCACTCAAAAGTTTGAATAAGGAAAACACACCTCTAGCTATACAAATTTCAAGTACGATTCCACCTGAACGGGGGATGGGATCAAGTGCGGCTGTTTCAGTTGCGGTTACACGTGCCATTTACAACTATTTCAATGAAGAATTAGATTACGACCGACTTTTAGAGTTGGTTGACGTTTCAGAAAAAGTAGCACATGGGAACCCGAGCGGCCTTGACGCTGTTACGACCAGTGGTGATTCTCCTGTCTTCTTTAGAAAAGGTCATCCTTTCGTGCCCTTTGATCTTCGTCTGGACGGTTATTTAATCGTCGGTGATACAGGTATTACAGGCCAAACAAAGGCTGCAGTTGGCAGTATCGCTGCTCGTCTAAAAACAGAAAAAAAAGTACAAACAGAAAAAGAAATTCGTTTACTGGGTGACTTAGCTGAACAAGCGAAGCAGTATTTGGAAACGAACCAACCAGAGCGATTAGGAACGGTTATGAGCCAGGCGCACAACTTATTAGCGGAACTGGGTGTATCAAGTGACGAATTAAATCACCTGGTAGGAGCGGCTAAACAAGCAGGAGCATTGGGAGCCAAATTAACAGGTGGAGGCCGTGGTGGCTGTATGATTGCTTTGGCAGCATCTGAACAAGAAGCCCAGACTATCTCTCAAGCATTACAAGATGCCGGTGCCGTTAAAACTTGGATTACATACCTCAATCAGGCGGTGACAGTATGA
- a CDS encoding tripartite tricarboxylate transporter permease — translation MDTGLLLQVVLASLGATFLYTLIGFIPGTDETAVLMPITLAVVLSGVHPIVVLTFFISAIVSLNLMNAMPTLVVGLPGGVLSTPMIEHAMTMKKAGLTHENIRKAAVGALLGVVTAVPTSLLIANLIAPHAEIIKQYANLLFVIGAIFLSLMGKAKLLSLAMIIPLAMLFQSLRTIYWDLGIIPQDKTVTTSFFLGITVGPLLVNLLSFLTKSTREQAETTQLKETLIPSVSQTQQTFNPFKIVKKDESISAILASFFSTFLFVLSPVGITILFGEIVGKRKSDALEKASTSIITMSALAQSTYLSGIIICVVALGIPLSPAAIGPGGALFTAPPIFSMESNIHHALSQGEFTFAIILGAVLSISLVYYLSLRYATQITTFVLTKIPHEAVLGLFIGLVLLLAYMDAGLLNIFGVMLIGFICGNLNRLGMNYGIQFMTLYAAPYILSLFTR, via the coding sequence ATGGACACAGGATTATTACTTCAAGTTGTCCTTGCTTCACTAGGTGCAACCTTTCTTTATACGCTAATTGGTTTTATCCCGGGAACAGACGAAACGGCTGTACTTATGCCTATCACACTTGCCGTCGTTTTATCGGGCGTACACCCCATCGTAGTCCTCACATTTTTCATTTCGGCAATCGTTTCGTTAAATTTAATGAATGCCATGCCAACACTCGTTGTTGGACTTCCCGGCGGTGTATTGTCGACACCTATGATTGAACACGCGATGACGATGAAAAAAGCAGGCCTTACTCATGAAAACATCCGTAAAGCGGCTGTAGGTGCTTTACTAGGCGTGGTAACTGCTGTACCAACGAGCTTGTTAATCGCAAATTTGATTGCGCCCCATGCTGAAATTATTAAACAGTATGCGAACCTTTTGTTTGTCATTGGTGCGATTTTCTTATCTTTAATGGGTAAGGCAAAGCTTTTATCTTTAGCAATGATTATACCGTTGGCAATGCTTTTTCAAAGTTTGCGAACGATTTATTGGGATTTGGGAATTATTCCGCAAGACAAAACAGTTACAACTTCTTTCTTTCTGGGTATTACAGTAGGGCCTCTACTCGTTAACCTTCTTTCCTTTTTGACAAAATCGACTCGTGAGCAGGCAGAAACAACGCAATTAAAAGAAACGTTGATCCCTTCTGTCAGCCAGACGCAGCAAACCTTCAACCCTTTTAAAATTGTTAAGAAAGACGAATCGATTAGCGCTATCCTCGCTTCATTTTTCTCAACCTTTTTATTCGTTTTAAGTCCGGTGGGTATTACGATTTTATTCGGTGAAATTGTCGGTAAGCGTAAAAGTGATGCCTTGGAAAAAGCTAGTACGTCTATCATTACAATGAGTGCATTGGCACAATCTACTTATCTATCCGGTATTATTATTTGTGTTGTAGCATTGGGAATTCCTCTTTCTCCTGCCGCAATTGGACCGGGTGGCGCTCTATTTACTGCACCGCCTATTTTTTCAATGGAGAGTAATATTCACCATGCTTTATCCCAGGGCGAATTCACTTTTGCGATTATCTTGGGTGCTGTTCTTTCAATCAGTTTGGTGTATTACTTGTCCCTTCGTTATGCAACACAGATTACAACATTCGTATTAACAAAAATTCCGCATGAAGCGGTACTTGGTTTGTTCATTGGATTGGTCTTACTTCTGGCCTATATGGATGCAGGTCTCTTAAATATTTTTGGCGTCATGCTAATTGGCTTCATTTGCGGGAATCTTAATCGGCTTGGAATGAACTATGGTATCCAGTTTATGACCTTGTATGCCGCCCCTTATATTTTATCTTTGTTCACACGTTAG
- the coaA gene encoding type I pantothenate kinase, which produces MIPNSNYYQISREEWRTFHQEDVPILSEDKLESLISLNDKLSLADVKDIYLPLVEVIDLYTKNYRSLRRMKSKFLDRPYEPSPMVIGVSGSVAVGKSTTARVLQNTLGKFYPEKNIGLVTTDGFLYSNAELIKRGILTRKGFPESYDMEKLIQFLLDVKIGKPYVKYPVYSHRIYDVISDDYNVLHEPDILIVEGINVLQLPSNQQIYASDFFDFSIYVDAEIENIEKWYIERFEMLMDLAKDQPDNYYYNYAIGDRDEAIAMAREVWKSVNLKNLQEFIAPTMTRADLIIHKSDNHHIDYLNIKKY; this is translated from the coding sequence ATGATTCCTAATAGCAATTACTATCAAATCAGTCGCGAGGAGTGGCGAACTTTTCATCAAGAAGATGTTCCCATCTTATCAGAAGACAAACTTGAGAGCTTAATTTCATTGAATGATAAGCTGTCCCTGGCGGACGTAAAGGATATATATTTACCTTTAGTTGAAGTTATCGATTTGTACACAAAAAATTATCGTAGTTTAAGAAGAATGAAAAGTAAGTTCCTTGATCGTCCGTATGAACCGTCTCCAATGGTTATCGGGGTGTCAGGGAGTGTAGCAGTCGGTAAAAGTACCACAGCTCGTGTCTTGCAAAATACGTTGGGGAAATTTTACCCCGAAAAGAATATCGGCTTAGTAACAACAGATGGTTTTCTTTATTCGAATGCGGAATTAATTAAACGTGGCATACTAACTAGAAAAGGGTTTCCTGAAAGTTATGACATGGAAAAATTGATTCAATTTTTACTAGATGTTAAAATAGGAAAGCCATATGTTAAATATCCGGTTTATTCCCATCGCATTTATGATGTCATTTCGGATGACTATAACGTTCTCCATGAGCCTGACATTCTTATTGTCGAAGGAATAAATGTCCTGCAATTGCCGTCCAATCAACAAATTTATGCGAGCGACTTTTTTGATTTTTCTATTTATGTCGATGCAGAAATTGAGAATATCGAAAAATGGTATATCGAGCGTTTTGAGATGTTGATGGATTTAGCTAAGGATCAACCCGATAACTATTATTATAACTATGCAATTGGTGACAGAGATGAAGCCATTGCAATGGCACGTGAAGTCTGGAAGAGTGTAAACTTGAAGAATCTTCAAGAGTTTATTGCACCGACCATGACTCGCGCAGATTTAATTATTCATAAATCAGATAATCATCATATTGATTACCTGAATATTAAAAAGTATTAA
- the guaA gene encoding glutamine-hydrolyzing GMP synthase yields the protein MKTEISSVEKIIVLDFGSQYNQLLTRRIREFGVYSELLSHKTTAEKIKSLGNVKGIIFSGGPNSVYEEGSFTVDPAIYDLGLPILGVCYGMQLMTAQFGGTVEKAANREYGQSKIEILHTDDPLFNGLERSETVLMSHGDLITDIPAGFEVTATNAQCPVVAFSNVERQFYGVQFHPEVRHSVHGNEMLRNFAFDICGSKGDWSMANFIDFEIDKIRETVGDKKVLLALSGGVDSSVVGVLLHRAIGDQLTCIFVDHGLLRKGEAGAVMESLSGKFGLNIIKVDAQERFMSKLAGVADPEKKRKIIGAEFISVFDDEASKLNGIQFLAQGTIYSDVIESGTDTAQTIKSHHNVGGLPEDMQFKLIEPLNTLFKDEVRALGIELGMPESLVWRQPFPGPGLGIRVLGEITEEKLEIVRESDYILREEIKNAGLDRDVWQYFTVLPGIRSVGVMGDGRTYDYTVGIRAVNSVDGMTSEWARIPYDVLETISKRIVNEVAHVNRIVYDITSKPPATIEWE from the coding sequence ATGAAGACAGAAATTAGCAGTGTTGAAAAAATTATTGTGCTGGACTTCGGAAGCCAATACAATCAATTATTGACACGCCGCATCCGCGAATTCGGAGTTTACTCAGAGTTGCTGTCACACAAGACAACTGCGGAAAAAATAAAATCATTGGGGAATGTAAAAGGAATTATTTTCTCTGGCGGACCAAACAGCGTTTACGAAGAAGGTTCTTTTACAGTCGACCCAGCTATCTACGACCTAGGATTACCAATTTTAGGTGTTTGTTACGGAATGCAGTTGATGACAGCGCAATTCGGAGGAACAGTAGAAAAAGCTGCTAATCGTGAATATGGCCAATCAAAAATTGAAATCCTCCATACAGATGATCCTTTGTTTAACGGTCTTGAAAGATCTGAAACAGTTTTAATGAGTCATGGTGATTTAATTACCGACATTCCTGCTGGTTTCGAAGTAACAGCAACGAATGCACAATGTCCAGTTGTGGCGTTCTCAAACGTTGAACGTCAATTTTATGGTGTACAATTCCATCCGGAAGTACGTCATTCTGTGCACGGTAACGAAATGTTACGTAACTTTGCGTTCGATATTTGCGGAAGCAAAGGCGACTGGTCTATGGCGAACTTTATCGATTTTGAGATTGATAAAATCCGTGAAACTGTTGGCGACAAAAAAGTACTACTTGCTCTTTCTGGCGGGGTAGACTCATCAGTAGTAGGTGTATTATTACATCGTGCAATCGGTGACCAATTAACCTGTATTTTCGTAGACCACGGCTTATTGCGTAAAGGCGAAGCTGGGGCAGTAATGGAAAGTCTTTCAGGCAAATTTGGACTTAACATTATTAAAGTTGATGCACAAGAGCGTTTCATGTCTAAATTGGCAGGCGTTGCTGATCCAGAGAAAAAACGTAAAATTATCGGTGCTGAATTCATCAGCGTCTTTGATGATGAAGCTAGCAAATTGAACGGTATTCAATTCTTGGCACAAGGAACAATTTACTCTGATGTTATTGAGAGTGGTACTGATACAGCACAAACAATTAAATCTCACCACAACGTAGGTGGATTACCAGAAGATATGCAATTTAAATTAATCGAACCACTAAATACATTATTCAAAGACGAAGTGCGTGCGCTTGGTATTGAATTAGGTATGCCAGAAAGTCTAGTATGGCGTCAGCCGTTCCCAGGCCCAGGTCTAGGAATTCGTGTTCTTGGTGAAATCACTGAAGAAAAATTGGAAATCGTTCGCGAGTCTGATTACATTCTACGTGAAGAAATCAAAAACGCAGGTCTTGATCGTGACGTATGGCAATACTTCACCGTTCTACCAGGTATCCGTAGTGTCGGAGTTATGGGAGACGGACGTACTTACGATTACACAGTAGGAATTCGTGCGGTTAACTCCGTAGATGGAATGACTTCTGAATGGGCACGAATCCCATACGACGTACTAGAAACTATTTCGAAACGAATCGTTAATGAAGTTGCACACGTTAACCGTATCGTGTATGACATTACGAGCAAGCCACCAGCGACTATCGAGTGGGAGTAG
- a CDS encoding site-specific integrase, which produces MVKDPIKKAKNGTYYFRANLGYDSKGKKIQKYRSGFTTKKEAREEYSKLLLMKPEELSENKDKMTFNHYIFEIFLPWYKTQVKLRTYENRLPTIKKHFSYFDKMAVSDIEPIDVQNWQLKLSKKCKSSYVRAVQGLFSVAMDRAIVLGITTTNPSKIIGNVKKQKSKIEFWTKEEFEKVISLIYKEDYYQHFLFISLWFLFMTGMRIGEATAIQWEDIDFDSGVLTINKTLYYKNQSDYRFVEPKTKASVRHIVLDECTLNYLSEWKKAQQNLIQTDFVMSYNGIPTQKHTLAHAIERYAKLASIHRIRIHGLRHSHASLLISMGENPLIIKDRLGHEDIETTLGTYGHLYPNSNFEVANKLNGAISFKEAKQNYDTSPKNQFTVDYLRNKEMKKVQ; this is translated from the coding sequence ATGGTTAAAGACCCAATAAAAAAAGCAAAGAATGGAACCTATTATTTTCGTGCAAATCTAGGTTATGATTCTAAAGGAAAAAAAATTCAAAAATATCGTAGTGGATTCACTACTAAAAAAGAAGCAAGAGAAGAATATTCAAAACTACTACTGATGAAACCAGAAGAATTAAGTGAGAATAAGGATAAAATGACGTTTAATCATTATATCTTTGAAATTTTTCTTCCATGGTATAAGACACAGGTAAAGCTCAGAACATATGAAAATCGCTTACCAACTATTAAGAAACATTTCTCTTATTTTGATAAAATGGCTGTTTCCGATATTGAGCCTATTGATGTGCAAAATTGGCAACTAAAATTATCAAAGAAATGTAAGTCTTCTTATGTGAGAGCTGTTCAAGGACTATTTTCAGTTGCTATGGATCGAGCAATTGTCCTTGGGATAACCACCACAAATCCATCTAAGATTATTGGCAATGTGAAAAAGCAAAAGTCTAAAATTGAATTTTGGACAAAAGAAGAATTTGAAAAAGTAATCTCTCTAATTTATAAAGAAGATTACTATCAACACTTTTTATTTATCTCTCTGTGGTTTTTATTTATGACTGGAATGCGAATTGGTGAAGCTACTGCCATTCAATGGGAAGATATTGATTTTGACTCTGGAGTACTAACCATCAACAAAACACTTTATTACAAGAATCAATCGGATTATAGATTTGTTGAACCAAAAACAAAGGCGAGTGTTCGTCATATTGTATTAGATGAATGTACTCTAAATTATCTATCCGAATGGAAGAAAGCACAACAAAATCTAATTCAGACAGACTTTGTAATGAGCTATAACGGTATTCCTACCCAAAAACATACGCTAGCACATGCTATTGAACGCTATGCTAAGCTGGCTAGTATTCATCGAATCAGAATTCATGGTTTACGGCATTCGCATGCTTCCTTGTTAATCAGTATGGGAGAAAACCCACTCATCATTAAAGACCGTTTAGGACATGAAGATATTGAGACGACTTTAGGAACGTATGGACATCTTTATCCTAACAGTAATTTTGAGGTAGCTAACAAATTAAATGGAGCCATTTCCTTTAAAGAAGCAAAACAAAATTATGATACTTCACCAAAGAATCAATTTACTGTAGACTACTTGCGAAACAAAGAAATGAAAAAAGTGCAATAA
- a CDS encoding DUF3173 domain-containing protein, whose product MITVTKKDLVELGYGTSFSADIIKKAKELMITKGHTYYQSRKLDRVPREAVEEILGIRFSNENRSE is encoded by the coding sequence ATGATAACGGTCACAAAAAAAGATTTAGTTGAGCTAGGATATGGAACTTCTTTTTCAGCAGACATCATAAAAAAAGCAAAAGAATTGATGATTACAAAAGGGCATACCTACTATCAATCTCGAAAGTTAGATAGAGTCCCTCGTGAAGCTGTTGAAGAAATTCTAGGAATTCGGTTTTCAAATGAAAACAGGTCTGAGTAG
- a CDS encoding helix-turn-helix domain-containing protein, protein MKTAYPRVPFPLIVKATDGDVEAINQIVKHYRGYTSKRSLRRMTDEYGNSHMVIDETLRGRMETKLITKILAFEIK, encoded by the coding sequence ATGAAAACAGCCTATCCAAGGGTTCCCTTCCCCCTCATTGTAAAGGCGACAGATGGCGACGTGGAAGCAATTAATCAGATTGTTAAACATTATCGAGGGTATACCTCAAAACGTTCTTTGCGTCGCATGACAGACGAATATGGCAATTCTCATATGGTTATTGATGAAACCCTACGTGGCAGAATGGAAACAAAACTCATCACCAAGATTTTAGCGTTCGAAATTAAATAA
- a CDS encoding RNA polymerase sigma factor, producing the protein MKPSSFQETIENQFDYICKQAIEDERKDYFKHLSRLSKKEVSFSEIDNYLVTSFSTVDTYVTDFQLFTLYGLRINVESDLLSEALRHLPENKRNIILLHYFMDMSDVEIAELLNVNRSTVYRHRISGLAMIKEFMKECKE; encoded by the coding sequence ATGAAACCATCTTCTTTTCAAGAAACCATAGAAAATCAGTTTGACTATATCTGCAAACAAGCCATTGAAGATGAACGGAAAGATTATTTCAAACATCTAAGCAGACTGTCCAAAAAAGAAGTTTCATTTTCTGAAATAGATAACTACCTTGTCACCTCTTTTTCTACGGTTGATACGTATGTCACTGATTTTCAACTATTCACATTGTATGGATTAAGAATCAATGTTGAAAGTGATTTGTTAAGCGAAGCCTTACGCCACCTTCCAGAGAACAAGCGGAACATCATTTTACTTCATTATTTTATGGATATGAGTGATGTGGAAATTGCAGAATTACTAAATGTAAATCGTTCAACAGTTTATCGTCATCGAATAAGTGGACTAGCCATGATTAAAGAATTCATGAAGGAGTGTAAAGAATGA
- a CDS encoding helix-turn-helix transcriptional regulator, whose product MRKKEDKYDFRAVGLAIKEARIKRGLTREQVGTIIEIDPRYLTNIENKGQHPSTQVLYDLVSLLHVSIDEFFLPTDNLIKSTRRLQIEKYMDSFTDKELSLMEALAKGINEARNIEG is encoded by the coding sequence ATGCGTAAAAAAGAAGATAAATACGATTTTAGAGCCGTTGGTCTAGCGATTAAAGAGGCTCGAATAAAACGTGGTCTCACCCGTGAACAAGTAGGAACAATCATTGAAATTGACCCACGTTATTTAACAAATATAGAAAATAAAGGGCAACACCCAAGTACACAGGTGCTTTATGATCTTGTATCATTACTCCATGTGTCTATTGATGAATTTTTCTTACCTACAGATAATTTGATAAAAAGCACTCGAAGGCTACAGATAGAAAAATACATGGATAGCTTTACAGACAAAGAACTATCCTTAATGGAAGCACTAGCAAAAGGTATCAATGAAGCAAGAAATATTGAAGGCTAG
- a CDS encoding cysteine-rich KTR domain-containing protein, producing the protein MNYKWILCPICGNKTRLRIRVDTILKNFPLYCPKCKNETLINVQKMNIITIKEPDAKTQSR; encoded by the coding sequence ATAAACTACAAGTGGATATTGTGTCCTATTTGTGGAAATAAAACAAGACTACGAATACGAGTGGATACTATACTTAAAAATTTCCCTTTATACTGCCCCAAATGTAAGAACGAAACTTTAATTAATGTTCAAAAAATGAATATAATAACAATCAAAGAGCCAGACGCCAAGACGCAGAGCCGATAA
- the tet(M) gene encoding tetracycline resistance ribosomal protection protein Tet(M), translated as MKIINIGVLAHVDAGKTTLTESLLYNSGAITELGSVDKGTTRTDNTLLERQRGITIQTGITSFQWENTKVNIIDTPGHMDFLAEVYRSLSVLDGAILLISAKDGVQAQTRILFHALRKMGIPTIFFINKIDQNGIDLSTVYQDIKEKLSAEIVIKQKVELYPNMCVTNFTESEQWDTVIEGNDDLLEKYMSGKSLEALELEQEESIRFQNCSLFPLYHGSAKSNIGIDNLIEVITNKFYSSTHRGPSELCGNVFKIEYTKKRQRLAYIRLYSGVLHLRDSVRVSEKEKIKVTEMYTSINGELCKIDRAYSGEIVILQNEFLKLNSVLGDTKLLPQRKKIENPHPLLQTTVEPSKPEQREMLLDALLEISDSDPLLRYYVDSTTHEIILSFLGKVQMEVISALLQEKYHVEIELKEPTVIYMERPLKNAEYTIHIEVPPNPFWASIGLSVSPLPLGSGMQYESSVSLGYLNQSFQNAVMEGIRYGCEQGLYGWNVTDCKICFKYGLYYSPVSTPADFRMLTPIVLEQAFRKAGTELLEPYLSFKVYAPQEYLSRAYNDAPKYCANIVNTQLKNNEVIIIGEIPARCIQDYRNDLTFFTNGLSVCLAELKGYQVTTGEPVCQTRRLNSRIDKVRYMFNKIT; from the coding sequence ATGAAAATTATTAATATTGGAGTTTTAGCTCATGTTGATGCAGGAAAAACTACCTTAACAGAAAGCTTATTATATAACAGTGGAGCGATTACAGAATTAGGAAGCGTGGACAAAGGTACAACGAGGACGGATAATACGCTTTTAGAACGTCAGAGAGGAATTACAATTCAGACAGGAATAACCTCTTTTCAGTGGGAAAATACGAAGGTGAACATCATAGACACGCCAGGACATATGGATTTCTTAGCAGAAGTATATCGTTCATTATCAGTTTTAGATGGGGCAATTCTACTGATTTCTGCAAAAGATGGCGTACAAGCACAAACTCGTATATTATTTCATGCACTTAGGAAAATGGGGATTCCCACAATCTTTTTTATCAATAAGATTGACCAAAATGGAATTGATTTATCAACGGTTTATCAGGATATTAAAGAGAAACTTTCTGCCGAAATTGTAATCAAACAGAAGGTAGAACTGTATCCTAATATGTGTGTGACGAACTTTACCGAATCTGAACAATGGGATACGGTAATAGAGGGAAACGATGACCTTTTAGAGAAATATATGTCCGGTAAATCATTAGAAGCATTGGAACTCGAACAAGAGGAAAGCATAAGATTTCAGAATTGTTCTCTGTTCCCTCTTTATCATGGAAGTGCAAAAAGTAATATAGGGATTGATAACCTTATAGAAGTTATTACTAATAAATTTTATTCATCAACACATCGAGGTCCGTCTGAACTTTGCGGAAATGTTTTCAAAATTGAATATACAAAAAAAAGACAACGTCTTGCATATATACGCCTTTATAGTGGAGTACTACATTTACGAGATTCGGTTAGAGTATCAGAAAAAGAAAAAATAAAAGTTACAGAAATGTATACTTCAATAAATGGTGAATTATGTAAGATTGATAGAGCTTATTCTGGAGAAATTGTTATTTTGCAAAATGAGTTTTTGAAGTTAAATAGTGTTCTTGGAGATACAAAACTATTGCCACAGAGAAAAAAGATTGAAAATCCGCACCCTCTACTACAAACAACTGTTGAACCGAGTAAACCTGAACAGAGAGAAATGTTGCTTGATGCCCTTTTGGAAATCTCAGATAGTGATCCGCTTCTACGATATTACGTGGATTCTACGACACATGAAATTATACTTTCTTTCTTAGGGAAAGTACAAATGGAAGTGATTAGTGCACTGTTGCAAGAAAAGTATCATGTGGAGATAGAACTAAAAGAGCCTACAGTCATTTATATGGAGAGACCGTTAAAAAATGCAGAATATACCATTCACATCGAAGTGCCGCCAAATCCTTTCTGGGCTTCCATTGGTTTATCTGTATCACCGCTTCCGTTGGGAAGTGGAATGCAGTATGAGAGCTCGGTTTCTCTTGGATACTTAAATCAATCATTTCAAAATGCAGTTATGGAAGGGATACGCTATGGTTGCGAACAAGGATTATATGGTTGGAATGTGACGGATTGTAAAATCTGTTTTAAGTACGGTTTATACTATAGCCCTGTTAGTACTCCAGCAGATTTTCGGATGCTTACTCCTATTGTACTGGAGCAAGCCTTTAGAAAAGCTGGAACAGAATTGTTAGAGCCATATCTTAGTTTTAAAGTTTATGCACCACAGGAATATCTTTCACGGGCATATAACGATGCTCCCAAATATTGTGCAAATATCGTAAATACTCAACTGAAAAATAATGAGGTCATTATTATTGGAGAAATTCCTGCTCGATGTATTCAAGATTATCGCAATGATTTAACTTTTTTTACAAATGGGCTTAGTGTTTGTTTAGCAGAGCTAAAAGGATATCAGGTTACCACTGGCGAACCTGTTTGCCAGACCCGTCGTCTAAATAGTCGGATAGATAAAGTAAGATATATGTTCAATAAAATAACTTAG